Genomic DNA from Dermochelys coriacea isolate rDerCor1 chromosome 12, rDerCor1.pri.v4, whole genome shotgun sequence:
AAGGAGATTCAGCTTGGAAATCTGCAAACTAATATATTTATCAAAACTTCTCTGAAGCACAGATATACAATGGGAGGAAGAAATCTGGAAAACAGTAGTGCTAAGTGACCTGGGGGTAGAGGTTATCAAATTAATAATGAGTTATGTTGTTTGGCAAGGGGTAGGCTTGTGGTATctacaaaaccaccaccaccaccaaataaAGACAATTGGCAACCCTGTAGAGACACTCTCAGGAGAGAGGCCAAAATTTAAGTGGGCTAAGGGGACTAAACAATCCTCTCACCCTCCAAGGTGAAGCACATTGGCGGGGCAGTGAgggaaacttgcactgctgctgcctgtgctctaCCTGTTTTGTAGATGAAGaactcagtctccagggctgacaATCAGGGACTTTTCACACACACTAGAAATTcacacaaaagaacaaaaaaaatctagtcaATAAAATCAACAGGAGATTTACATGAAGAGAGATTCTGATGGAGGTGTTAAAGTTAGGAAGAAAAGAATTAGAGacctaaaatataaaatgtttggaAACACAATGAACATGCAGATGTGACTTCTCTCTTGCAAGACGGTTGGATTGGGAGGAAGCCTGTTCTTGTGGCTAACACAAAGGAGTGGaaagtcaggagatctggattttattcctggctctgctacagacatcctatgtaatcttgggcaagtcactttatctctctgtctcagtttccctatctataaaatgagtGATGCTTGTacagcagttttgaaaatacataaaaaagttaataccaaatatttttctttctatgcCAAAGATCATTTAAGCAACAATATTAAACAAGATTGTTTGGAATGAGTGGGCACTGAAGATGGCAAATCTGGGCTTGGAGTGAGATATTATATTATGCATAATGATATATTATTCACTCGATAGTACCAAGTGTGCAAAAATCATCATTggtaaattcagaaaaaaataaatcccatCTTATAAGTCTGTGCTTTAAAATGTCTACAGATAGGTTCAGTCTCAAATCTCCCCTGCAATCTCATGTGGCATCTGCTTCCCGTGATATCAGTTACTATTTGGGAAGGGGTTATATGAACATTTCTTTTACATTTGTTCAGACAAATATTAAAGGCTAAATCATGCTGAGTTATACCAGTATTTGttaaaacagaatttggcctatgggccagatttgtaaaggtatttaatgATGCAGATAGGTAtctaataggattttcaaaagtaccttggtgcctaattcccattgaaatcaacaggagttgggcacctaagtaCATTTGTAAAGCCCACTAGACACCCATCtggatatttaggtacctaaataccttcgAAAATCTGAACTTAAGTTTTTAAGTCATTTTTTAATTCCTGGCAAATGCAGGAAGAGTTAAATAGATAAGAGAATGTTaatttgacaaaaagcaaagaaattccaGGCAGGTCCTTGCATTCAGCTAAGACATggttgcatgggtgtaaatgagggcagaatttggtccattatatCTTTGTGGAGACATAACAAACAAAATGTTGGGTTTCTATTTTATCCACAAAATCTGTAATTCAGTACTTCAAGAGTAGACATCTCAGGCGATTTGCCACTTCTTAAATCAGTCCCATTGTACAAAGAAAACAATCACTGCCCACAGATCCCATTTTGAACCCTAAAAAAATGAAGTCAAGAGTATCAAAACTTGGGGACAAGCTGACTGCAAGTTTACCTGTTTCTCAGAAATCCTGACAGGCTCTTTCAGCACTATCCACGTTACACTCTCATATAGAGGAGGTGTTGTTAGAGAACCAGGATATGTCCAGTAATTTAGACTTGAGGGCAGGAGGCATTTTGGGTTGAAGGTTCTGAACTGAGCTTTTGTCCCCTGGAAGGAACAGATacattatatttctttttttttaaatgtgtttaaagaGATAGATATTTATTGAGAAACAAACACCAGCTGATAGCTTAAAATTGCAAGAATAATGGGATGATAATTTGGCTCCATCTAAGCACAACAACATCATGAGAATAGCACTTATCTAGTACCCAAATGCTGGCTTAGGGAATGTATGTCCCTGCTGCCTGTATTAGCACTGAGCTAGTAAAACAAAAGGTCCACTTGCAATTAGTGCGCCTTCCCCCATGGGGAAATTAGGCAGAAAATCTCTACTCTGTATAATGCCCAGCACGAGCTGCTAACTGTGCACACTTCATCACCAGCATTTGCTTCTACGGAATTGTGGAATTCCTGTGCTAATTACCTGCCACTTTTTGTGCCTTACAACTCTGCTTGGTGTCTGGAGCAACCAGGCAATCCAGGCAAAGATTGCCTCTACAATCTAACACCCAAATCTAGAAAAAGATTAGGTCTATCCTGAAGCTgcaggtgtaatttccagctcaggtaggcaTATGGCAGAGGGGTGCTGAGCTGGGCACTGAGTGCAATGCCAGGAGAGATTACTTGACTACCTTCAGGGTTACAGTGGTCTAGAACAGGACTCCTGGATCCATGCATTTTTACTGAGCTGATCAGGAGGAGGGGGCAACTGCTCACTCACACTCCACAGCCAAGCAACCAAAAAGCGCCAAGGTGTCTGCAAAAATTCTGCTCACCCCAGAACCCAGCAGGAGTGAGGACAAGGGCATCTCATCCTGAAGGGCAGTActgccatttttaaaaggtattacaAGAAATGCCTGAAGGGGCAATACTTCCTTTTCAAAGCAGGGAAGCAAGTCATTGTCATGCCCATATCAAGTTATGGCCAACCACATATCCACAACATCAGAATTCAATAGTCCCTTCTcaaaacacacagagacacaaacaACATGTTCATTCATTCTGAACTCTTGTTAgcataaatttcagagtagcagccgtgttagtctgtattcgcaaaaagaaaaggagtacttgtggcaccttagagactaacaaatttaaaatttaaaatttgttagtctctaaggtgccacaagtactccttttctttttgttagcatAAGGGGATTATATTGAAGTTTTGTGAATTAGAGCCTATAATTCTAGCATATAAGGCAACCATGAGTGGTGAGAGACAATACATTAGAATGAAGTGTGTTTAAACTATCACATTTACCTGCCCTTGTATTACGTTACGTACTAATGATGGGTGAATTTCACAGGGAGGGGATGGAATTTGCTGCTTTACTTTGTTGTTATTTCACTCAAGCTCATGTACTAGTTAAAACTGTTTAAAAGTCATCCACATGAGGGGAAGAAAAAAGATATAAGAGCAAACAAAAAACTTACTTTAAATTTTACCATGTACAAGGCATCAGTTAGTCTGTTCATATTGGCATGTTCTTCTCCAGTCTAAAAGTGTAATGGATACAGGTGCATGAGAATATAGATATGATATAGTTAATAATTATGCTTTGAATATATAACAGGCCATTTTTTGTCTTAGGCATGTTCCCACTGAAGTAGGTTTAATTGCAGTCTGCCTTGAGTCACTGCTTCCAGTAAAGTCATTTATTTTCCCCAAACAGTTCTTCTCAACTGTGTGTCTTAGTTCTTAAACAGTTGACAGTTTGATGCTCCTCTGCACATAAAACAAACACCATTATTTTCATGACTCTTACCTCCAAGAAAATACCAACTACCGCCAAGCcatctggagctgctgctgcttctccaaaTGTTGCATATTTCCTGGCATTCCAATGAACCAAGTGGAGCTGTGAAGGGGAATTATAAAACAGACGTATGAACAAGCTAAATGATAAAGGCCCTCACACACGCTGTATTACGCTTAGTAAGCAATAACATCAGTCAATTTATCACATAATAAAGCTTTGTTTGAAGGGCAGATTTTCCAGAAATTCTGAGACAAACCAACTCAACTAGGAATTTACCAAGTTCCAAAACAGCAGTCCTTTGAGTGGATTAGACAATGAatccccccgcaaaaaaaaaaaaaaacattctcagGGTCAGCTAGAACTACGTCCCTTCTTCCTTATCTGCAAATTACTATTGGCTGACAGAGCTATGGCCTCACCCCCAAAATCATGTTTATTAGGGTAGTGCCAaagggccaaccaagaatggggcccccTCATGCTACATACTGTATGAACACAGTAATAGACAGCTAGAGCATAGGCAAATATAAGCAAGAGATACTGGTTATTTATTTAAAGTGTGTGGTGCAGAGCTGTTGCTTCTACACCCCATTGTGGATAGAGAGAAATGGCCAACTAGAAACTGCATGTAGACAGCATTTCAACTGATGAATATAGATAGCAATATATTGCTTGGTTAAATGGATGGATGGGCCaagttgcaaaattcagatctgggtgCAAATTGTTCCAAATTTTGTTTCAGGTTTGCATCCTGGTTGTAGTAAAGTGGTTGTGAAAAAGTTCTTACCTCAGAAGGAAAAGATTTGTTGTCAACTGTATGCTCTGATCCCTGGCTGTGCTTCATTCCCCAATGAAAATGAAACTGCTTTAGCCTATAGGGACCTTCAAGGGGGCCCCCATTGATCACTGTAAATGGAAGTGCATAAAGAGAATGTAAAAGAGTaagtatttgggtttttttactgcCTGATTGTAGAAACTAGTTGGATCAATAGTGGAGAAACAGCATCTCTcaagagcaggaggaggaaaaaaagatatttttgataTATAATATACAGAAGAGAAGCCAAAGCCACAattaacaaaatacaaagaaagtCCTTTATCTTGACTCTCAAATTCTTAGAATTAATAACACAGAGCAAATTTATtcctgattgaagtcaatgaagttacattaGGGATGTATCTGACCCATAATCCAGTGCCACCAAATCGGTTGGAAACTCACAATATCATCTGTGTAAGTAAATATCTCAGGTCAGCTCCCCCTATCCAAGTTtaggagaaggtgggtgagggtaAAGAGTTTTTCCTCCTGGCTGATATCAGAGATAGCAGAAAGATTTATACTAGACAAAGAAACAAATTTTTACAATTACTTATATACAAATTTACCATATTCCTATTTAGCCTTTGGAAATGTAAATTTGAGGTAAGAGGACTGAGTAGCTATCCACCAAGCAAGCAAGCTATGGGGTGCTTCTTACTGCAATTCAGAAAGCTGAACTggtttagtatttaaaaaaacaattggaATTAGAAACAGTTTttgatgcatttttaaataattttttagaaTTGTAAAGATACTTGGGACTTTGTGGAAGACAGGGAGTGGATCTGTTGAGTTAGAAGGTGCAGTTTTACACCCATAGATCATTTTGCTATGTATTTCCTCTTTAGGGTTATCTTTTTCCCTCCAGCAGAAGTTCTCTATATTCTGTTTTCTGTTAATACCTGATCCTGGTAGAGGAAGTTAATGAAATACTTTGTGTTTAACATAGCACCTTTCCAAAGAGGATCTCAAGTCATTTTACAAAGGTGGGGAAGACGGATACGGAGAGATTTTGGAATTTGATCAAGGAAAATACaaacttttaacattttaaattttaaaataatacttttaatAAATGCAGCCCATTAATACCTAGGCAATGTGGCCTACATTTATagaaagaaaataacatttcAGAAGAGTTCAGTAATTCCCTTGTGCTTTAAAGAGACAGGACACCAAGCAGTTTATCTTCTGTCAAATAGAACTGAAAACTggtaatttaaattataaattaaaaaagtatTGTAAAGTATGCACGCATTGTAAAGTATTTTTTAACAACATAGTCCTTATCATTTTATTTGCTTCCAAATTTTTCATGTTATGGAATTATTTCCCTGCTTGTCACATGGAACATTAACTTGTGAAGTCCATAACCCCACCACACTTTGTGTAGGAAACTAGCTTTTATACCACCAAAGcatataagcacatgcttacgttccactgaagttaactgTACTAAAGTGCATccctttaaagttaagcacattcttatATGTTTCCCTAAATTGGGGCCTAAATGGGGGCTTATAGGGTAGATGAAATGCATCCCCCTCATCCAACCCCGCCTCCCCCCATCAAGTCTGGATCAGTGAACCAAGCTCCTCCAAACCCTCTATACAAGTCACTGGATCTATCCAATTGCAGCTCTAGTAGCTTCTCTCCAGGTTTACTCTCCTCCAATAGCCCCCTTCATGCCAGTCTAGAAGATGCACCAGGGGCAGAGAGTCCCTTTCATGGATGCTGCAGTGGTGCCCTCCCCTTGAGGAGCAATGCAGGACACTGTAGTGCAAACCCTCTAAACCTGGGTGAATTTCGCTATTAAATGGACAGATTTCTATTATTTATAACTAAATTAAAATTGTCCATGAAGATCATTTTTCCGGATACATTTTACAAAGTCACTTTCTAAGGCAACATGCTTAAAAGAATCTTTAAAGAAGCTAATTTTAGGCAAGCTCAGATCCATTGTCTTTACTTAAAACACAGACATTACACTTGCAAATTGATCATTCACTGAGCTGTGTGCTTGTCCTCGggggttttttcttttaaaagacccAGTAGCTGTAACTTAAGCCCACACCTGATAATGCTCTGACAACCTTATGGGATTACTTCAAAGGCAATAGAGAGTACCCCAGGCCATTGCAGGACATTCATTTCTCAGCAACCATAACATTTGGTTTGAATATCAAATTAAACTGGCATCACAAAAGCACCAAACTGGATGAATGACCATTAGTTGCTGACataagttaaaataaaacaaactagcCCATCAGCCACCATTTATATAAAAGCTCCTCTCTACTTACCAGTTACTAATAGATTTCTGATATTCTGTGCTTCACAATCAGTGTGTAAGTGAATCAGAGCAAAATTTTCGATAGAGGTAAAAGGAGAACAATCTAATGCAAGGGTGGCCAAACTGCGTtgtgagccacatgcggctcttttacagttaaagtgtagCTCATGGAGTCCCTCAGGTCCCATCCCCCcacattctccacctaccagactgtgGGGGAAGCTCGGGACCTCTACCTtacagcagggtggtggggtaggggctttTGCCCAGAGGGAAGGAGGGTCTCGGGGCTTTAGCAGGAGCGGAGCTGAAGCCCCAAGCACTGTCAGGCGCCTtccacggggctgaagccctgagccccggcaggtgtgccccggctctcaaacttctgaagattgtcgtatgcgACTCAAAGGGTTTGTAAGTTTGGCCATCCTAATCAAGTGTTTAACAGCACCAAAACTCACGCTATCTAGAGCTGAAGATGAAGGATAAAAGGTAGCTGCAGCTTGTGTAACATGCACAGTCTGACTCCTCAGCAGAACTAGCCAGAGAGTTCATATCATTTCTGAAGAAGCCATTCTGCTATGGGAAAGAGGAATCAATGCAGAGGGACCATGTTTCTGTGCTGATAGGTCTAGAGCACTGGATATGCACGTGGTCTGTATTTGGCAGAACTGACAACCTTTCTGTCTCAGGACAATTCAGAGGAATCACCACAAATAGAAATGCAGAGTTTCCTGTCCCCAGATTGAGTTCTTCCTTACCATGTAGGGATGTGGCTCTGCTAAGTGACACTTTGCACAGAGACTGAGCGCCCAGTCTCTCCACTTTTTAAGCCTCTGCCAGAttgtggtattaaaaaaaaaaaaaaaggcaggccCAAGAAAATGGTAAAACAAAAGTGGCTCTAATCACATACCTCAGCCAAGTAATGCCACTGATCTCATGTCAGAAGATTTAAATAGCTGCAAAATTGTACACTAGTCTTTAATTTTACttcagataatatattttatcatCTCTCTAGCTAAGAAGGTGAAGAAATATAAGCTACGAGATCTTAATTCTAAGACAGTATCAGGCTCACCTGTCTTGTCatcagcatcttcaaagtccACTGTGACTGAGTGGCCATTGTTGGAGATATCAAAAGATGTACACGATTCATATGAGATAATAAGAGGCTTCAGACTAGGATCATAAACGGCTTGCGTGGAGACTATATCAACAGGTGACTGACGATGCCCCTGGGCAATGGGATATGATTTGTACCACTCAGAAGGCCCtttgaaacaaaggaaaggaagacACTGTGACTTCACTTTTGCCACAGATAGAAAAgaatcattagaggtttttatgaGCTTCGGATTGAATGCCATGTTCATTGGAAATCACGTAAATTTGTCACCATAGGAGTTATCTGAAACACTGTGCATTGTATTGTGTGTGTTTACAGATACTAGCAATGCAGCCTGCATCCTGGTGGGCGATTTAGCTGTTTTATGAATAGCATAATGATGGGAACATAATACAGCCACAGGCACACCCAGACATTTCTGCTTATCCCCCAGCTTCCTATAGAAATTAAATGCAATTACAAATAGATTATTCCAGAATAGACTTGGTtgaggaatctctctctctctctctgttgatattttaaacacaaacactGTGTATTTTAGCTTTCCTGGGTAGGACAGTGGTAAATGCTTGAAATTCAAATTAGATGCAGATGACTCAGAATGTCTCAGCTactatatgtttatttttaaacccattttaTGACTGCAGTAAATCTTTGAGAGACAGGCATCATTATTCCATAATGCCCACTATACTATTTCGCAAGTGAGCAGTAGAGGATGATTATCAACACCTTTGGACTTCCTAACCCCAAAGGAGTGGGATTAAATACCCATATAATCACACAGCTTTCTGCTCTAGGAGCTGGAGTGCTCTTACACTGTTTAAGATAACAAGATCAT
This window encodes:
- the CA7 gene encoding carbonic anhydrase 7; protein product: MTGHHCWGYGQDDGPSEWYKSYPIAQGHRQSPVDIVSTQAVYDPSLKPLIISYESCTSFDISNNGHSVTVDFEDADDKTVINGGPLEGPYRLKQFHFHWGMKHSQGSEHTVDNKSFPSELHLVHWNARKYATFGEAAAAPDGLAVVGIFLETGEEHANMNRLTDALYMVKFKGTKAQFRTFNPKCLLPSSLNYWTYPGSLTTPPLYESVTWIVLKEPVRISEKQLEKFRTLLFTSEGVERIQMVNNFRPPQPLKGRIIRASFKA